In Notamacropus eugenii isolate mMacEug1 chromosome 1, mMacEug1.pri_v2, whole genome shotgun sequence, one genomic interval encodes:
- the KIAA0513 gene encoding uncharacterized protein KIAA0513 homolog isoform X2 codes for MEAPDAAVASLIDFDSEPSTLAPSESPPSKPRDGSSSIGDGASESDTTESADSENDMGESPTHPTWDHYHRSSSNESFSSNQSTESAKDEEAMGLREFMRNYVEKIFSGGEDLDQEEKAKFGEFCSSENGKGREWFARYVSAQRCNSKCVSEPTFYRLVQSFAVVLFECHQMDDFGPAKNLMTMCFTYYYIGKPHLLPLESKEKPAGSIDSYLKSANSWLAEKKDIAERLLKNTSAKTENVKGFFGGLETKLKGPLAKKNEEDEDKPKEKQQKTVTMYSPDEEKKGEKIYLYTHLKQQPIW; via the exons ATGGAAGCCCCCGATGCTGCTGTGGCATCTCTGATTGACTTTGACAGTGAGCCATCCACCCTGGCCCCTTCTGAGTCACCTCCTTCAAAACCCAGGGATGGAAGCAGCTCCATTGGTGACGGGGCATCAGAGAGTGACACCACAGAGTCAGCAGATAGTGAGAATGATATGGGGGAATCCCCAACTCATCCGACCTGGGACCATTATCACCGCTCCTCGTCCAATGAGTCCTTCTCTTCCAATCAGAGTACGGAGTCAGCCAAGGATGAGGAAGCTATGGGGCTCCGGGAATTTATGCGGAACTATGTTGAAAAGATCTTCTCTGGAGG agaAGACTTGGACCAAGAAGAGAAAGCCAAGTTTGGAGAGTTTTGCAGCAGTGAAAATGGGAAAGGTCGGGAGTGGTTTGCCCGCTACGTGAGCGCACAG CGCTGCAATTCCAAGTGTGTCTCAGAACCGACTTTCTACCGTCTGGTGCAGTCCTTCGCGGTGGTGCTGTTTGA atGTCATCAGATGGATGACTTTGGACCAGCAAAGAATCTAATGACCATGTGTTTCACATACTACTACATTG GTAAGCCTCACCTGCTGCCCCTGGAGTCCAAGGAGAAACCTGCCGGTAGCATTGATTCTTACCTCAAGTCCGCTAACAGCTGGCTAGCAGAAAAGAAGGACATTGCAGAGCGTCTCCTGAAGAACACATCTGCGAAAACAGAAAATGTGAAAGGCTTCTTCGGAGGCTTGGAAACCAAGCTGAAGGGACCACTGGCCAAGAAAAATGA GGAAGATGAAGATAAACCAAAGGAAAAGCAGCAGAAGACTG TGACAATGTACAGCCCagatgaagagaagaaaggggagaagatcTATCTGTACACTCACCTGAAGCAGCAGCCTATCTGGTAA